A stretch of the Elusimicrobiaceae bacterium genome encodes the following:
- a CDS encoding NTP transferase domain-containing protein, whose amino-acid sequence MNHYTAIIPAAGKGVRLLPYTEHCPKTMLSVAGKPIIAHILAQLEECGIKRVVFIVGYQKESLIEFVHSHYPHLDVVFIEQQEQKGLGHAVYLAKQAVQGPCLIVLGDTIIDGDLAPLVQGNINGVGVKMVEDPHRFGVVELDDHKIVGFEEKPEHPKSNLALIGAYSFLDSAVLFESLEEVIASGKTVKNEIQLTDALENLLEKGLSIQPIVMNDWFDCGTLDSMLYANHALLDRMHSEKVQISSSTRIIEPCWIDPSAVVEDCVLGPYVSVGEKAVVRRCQLQDTIISPNTKLQDKHGTHFIFDPYNN is encoded by the coding sequence ATGAACCACTATACCGCTATTATTCCTGCGGCCGGAAAAGGTGTGCGCCTGCTACCTTATACCGAGCATTGCCCGAAAACGATGCTCAGTGTGGCCGGCAAGCCTATTATTGCCCATATTTTGGCCCAACTGGAAGAATGCGGAATTAAACGAGTGGTATTTATCGTCGGCTATCAAAAAGAAAGTTTGATTGAATTTGTCCACTCTCATTATCCGCACTTGGATGTGGTGTTTATTGAGCAACAAGAACAGAAGGGTCTGGGGCATGCGGTATATTTAGCCAAACAAGCCGTGCAAGGACCGTGCTTGATTGTTTTGGGCGATACTATCATTGACGGAGATTTGGCGCCGTTGGTGCAAGGGAACATCAACGGAGTCGGAGTAAAAATGGTGGAGGATCCGCATCGCTTCGGCGTGGTGGAACTGGATGATCACAAAATCGTTGGCTTTGAAGAAAAACCGGAACATCCGAAAAGTAATTTGGCTTTAATTGGTGCTTATTCCTTTTTAGACAGTGCCGTTTTGTTTGAGAGTTTGGAAGAAGTTATTGCCTCGGGTAAAACGGTCAAAAACGAAATCCAATTAACGGATGCTTTAGAAAATCTGCTCGAAAAAGGGCTCTCTATTCAACCGATAGTAATGAATGATTGGTTTGATTGCGGCACGTTAGACAGTATGCTATATGCCAACCATGCTTTACTGGACAGAATGCATTCTGAAAAAGTTCAAATCTCGTCATCGACGCGAATTATTGAACCGTGTTGGATTGATCCTTCCGCGGTGGTGGAAGATTGCGTGCTCGGGCCCTATGTGTCGGTGGGGGAAAAAGCGGTTGTGCGGCGCTGCCAGTTGCAAGATACCATCATTTCGCCAAACACAAAATTACAAGATAAACACGGCACTCATTTTATCTTCGATCCTTACAATAACTAA
- the malQ gene encoding 4-alpha-glucanotransferase: protein MSLHEELLNRCTSGILLPVSAMKTERDWGVGDFSSLCEWIKFFGGLGTKIIQILPLQETAPGQNCPYSALSAFAIDPVYIDVSCVREVQLSARAQETLQNLQGDIVAWRLSHKAPFKAVKEAKLKVLWQAYQFFLENDFRQDTPQAHAFEAYCSTNKKWLRGYSIFRALKEFYHWQTWKEWPAELRDFQPQAVAAFEHQYREYVYFFTYLQWQADLQLRAAKITAEQAGICLFGDIPFGTNLDSAEVWSERENFHLDLSVGAPPDQFSQKGQCWGLPAYNWNYIQAHNFDLWRRKIQRAVQLYDVFRLDHLVGFFRTYVFGINDEKGHFDITDEQAQIDRGYAFLKMVLESANGAMPVGEDLGVIPNYVRRMLVDLKIPGYKVLRWEREDNGYYREPRNYPVVSLATTSTHDTETLRGWWETENQWERAHIWEMISAQKTDGNVPFTLEVQRTILHRVLTSASALTLFSWQDIIGTLDRINVPGTVGDENWTYRSAYTPQEAAQVYGPQLQMYRELLKETGRS, encoded by the coding sequence ATGAGTCTGCACGAAGAATTATTAAACAGGTGTACTAGCGGTATTTTATTGCCAGTCTCTGCCATGAAAACAGAGCGTGACTGGGGCGTGGGAGATTTCTCGTCCTTATGTGAATGGATCAAATTTTTCGGAGGACTGGGAACAAAAATTATTCAAATTCTTCCTCTGCAAGAAACGGCCCCCGGACAAAACTGTCCCTATTCTGCCTTGAGTGCTTTTGCCATTGATCCGGTGTATATTGATGTGTCGTGCGTGCGGGAAGTGCAACTTTCGGCTCGTGCCCAAGAAACTTTGCAAAATTTACAGGGCGATATTGTGGCGTGGCGTTTATCTCATAAAGCGCCATTCAAAGCGGTAAAGGAAGCGAAACTAAAAGTATTGTGGCAGGCCTATCAATTTTTCTTGGAAAACGATTTTCGTCAAGACACGCCGCAGGCTCACGCTTTCGAGGCGTATTGTTCCACCAATAAAAAATGGTTGCGCGGCTATAGTATTTTCCGTGCCCTCAAGGAATTTTATCACTGGCAAACATGGAAAGAATGGCCGGCTGAGTTGCGTGATTTTCAGCCGCAGGCCGTGGCGGCGTTTGAACATCAATACCGCGAGTATGTGTACTTCTTTACCTATTTACAATGGCAGGCCGATTTGCAACTACGCGCGGCGAAAATAACGGCTGAGCAAGCCGGTATCTGCTTGTTTGGAGATATCCCGTTCGGCACGAATTTAGATAGTGCCGAAGTGTGGAGCGAGCGCGAAAATTTCCATTTGGATTTGAGTGTCGGCGCTCCGCCGGACCAGTTTTCCCAAAAGGGCCAATGCTGGGGTCTTCCGGCGTATAACTGGAACTATATTCAAGCACATAATTTTGATTTGTGGCGGCGCAAAATCCAACGCGCGGTGCAATTGTATGATGTGTTCCGCTTGGATCATTTAGTAGGTTTTTTCCGCACATACGTTTTTGGCATCAATGACGAAAAGGGCCATTTCGATATCACGGACGAACAAGCACAAATAGACCGCGGTTATGCATTCTTGAAAATGGTCTTAGAAAGCGCCAACGGTGCCATGCCGGTGGGGGAAGATTTGGGCGTGATTCCTAATTATGTGCGTAGGATGCTCGTGGATTTGAAAATACCGGGCTATAAAGTATTGCGTTGGGAGCGTGAGGATAACGGATATTATCGCGAGCCGCGTAATTACCCGGTCGTATCTTTAGCCACCACCTCTACCCACGATACAGAAACCCTGCGCGGTTGGTGGGAAACCGAAAATCAATGGGAACGTGCACACATTTGGGAAATGATTTCCGCCCAGAAAACGGACGGGAATGTGCCGTTTACATTAGAAGTGCAACGAACGATTTTACATCGGGTACTAACTAGTGCCAGTGCATTAACATTGTTTTCTTGGCAGGATATTATCGGCACCTTAGACCGAATTAATGTGCCCGGTACGGTGGGCGATGAAAATTGGACCTACCGCAGTGCCTATACTCCGCAAGAAGCCGCGCAAGTGTACGGCCCGCAATTGCAGATGTATCGGGAATTATTAAAAGAAACCGGACGGAGCTGA
- a CDS encoding Rid family detoxifying hydrolase, producing the protein MKKIINSPQAPKAIGPYSQATGESGFVFTSGVLPMDPVTGEIFGGDVKSQTELVLKNLESILKAAGMQLKHVLKTTVYMTDLTSFAEMNEVYESFFKENPPASTTVQVAALPKGSSVTIEAVAYK; encoded by the coding sequence ATGAAAAAAATTATCAATTCCCCACAAGCACCTAAAGCGATTGGTCCTTATTCGCAAGCGACGGGAGAAAGCGGTTTCGTCTTCACGTCCGGCGTATTGCCTATGGACCCGGTAACCGGTGAAATTTTTGGCGGAGATGTCAAAAGTCAAACCGAACTGGTGCTAAAAAATTTAGAAAGTATTTTGAAAGCAGCAGGTATGCAGCTTAAACACGTATTGAAAACAACAGTGTATATGACGGATTTAACGTCCTTTGCAGAAATGAATGAAGTGTATGAATCGTTCTTTAAGGAAAATCCGCCCGCCAGCACCACCGTGCAAGTGGCGGCTTTGCCTAAAGGAAGTAGCGTTACTATAGAAGCGGTGGCATATAAATAA